The genomic segment GGACGCATACGAACAGGAGGCGGCCCGCGCGGGGCAGCCTGGTATGTCAAAGCCGGCAAACTGGCTTAGGCCAGTGCCGGCTTCCCTTCTACTGCAGCTTGTTAATCTGCGCGATCAGTTCGTCGACGGCTTCGTCGACGCGATACGGACCGTAATTCCACTTTTCCCGGCTGACGTTGATGATGCGGTTATTTTTGACGGCTGGCAGCGTGCTGTACAAGGGATCCTTGAACAGTTCCGTCAGTTCCTCCATCTCGTCTTCTCTCATCTGCGTAAAATAGTAATCCGCAGGATTTGCAATAAAGGCTTCTAACGAGAGCGCAGTCCCGCCATCCGCGTATTGCTTTAACTGATCGGGCATCCGGAAGCCATAATCCTGGTAGATTAATTTGCCGAGCGTGCCCCCTTCTCCTCCGATCAGCATCTCCTTGTCATAATAAACGAAAGTGAGCGCCGTCGTACCGGGTTCGATCCGCACGTCGATCTGGTCCCGGATACGCTGAAGCTTCTTTTCAAACTCGGAGATCCACGCTTCCGCCTCCGTCTCGCGGTTCATAATATCGCCCATCGTGCGGAGCGTATTGATGACATCAGGGTCTCCGCCCCAGGCCACAGCGATCGTGGGCGCGATCTTGGCATAGTTCTCGTAGTCGGCTGCGTCGTAATAGTCGGGTACGATGATCAGATCCGGGTCAAGCGCCGCGATCGCCTCTTCCTTGCCCAGACCCTCACCGATATTCGTAACGCCCGTCATCTCTTCAGGATACTGCTTCAGCGTAGCATCGTCCGCACCGGCCGGGCTAAGCCCCAACGGGAGAAGATAACCGCCATACGTAACGACAACCACATGCTCCGGATTAACCGGGATCTCCGTTTCCCGCTTCAGCGCATCTTTGTACATCCGCGTTTGCACCGACGATTCCGCTGCCGTCGTCGCCTTCGCGGATGCAGGCTGCGAGCTTTGTGCCGACTCTCCGTTCCCCGCGCCATTGCCGCCGCATGCGGCAAGCAGCAGCGATATGCCGAACAACAGGCTAGCCGCCATGGACGGCTTGTTGCTGACCTTCACTTCGTTCACGCTCCGTATCGATGATGAGTGATAACAATTATCATTATCATCAACACTATAATCGGCGTCAGCCGCCTGGGCAATGAACGATTCGGGCGCAAATTTGGGACGAATTGAACCTGTCGTGCCGAGCACCTGCATCTTGGATTGAACCGGCGTCATGCCCAGCTGCTTTTTAAATTGCTTGTTAAAGTAGTACATGTCGGCGTACCCGACGCTCTCGGCGATGTCCCGAATGCTCATGCTCGTCTCGGCGAGCAGCTCCTTGGCACGGTTCATACGCGTTCGCGCGAGATATCCCAACGGGCTTGTACCGTACTTGCGCCTGAATACCCGGGAGAGATAGTGGGCGCTGTAGTGAAACGCTCGGACAAGCTCGTCCATCGAAGCAAGCTCGCGATAATGAACGCGCAGGTAGCCTGCGATCAGCTCCGCCAGGTCTGACCGATGCGCCTCCTTGGCAAGCCGCAGTTGACGGAACTGCTCGTAGACGAATTGATAAAACAATCCGGTTGCGAGCACCCTCTCCAATTCGCCTCCCTCCGTCCACGAACGGTGCAGCTGCTCGGCGAGCTGCCGAAGCTGCCAGGGCTCGGGGCATCTATAATCGTAATTGGAGGTCATTGAAGCCGTCGCGCTCGTGCGCCCTTTGGCCACACGCCCCCCTTCTGCTTTAAAAACCGGCTTGTACAGGACCAAATAATACGCGTAGGACTCGCTTAGACACTGAATCTGCAGGCTATCCCCTTTGCAGACGTGCAGCAGTTGATCTCGCAGGTGAACGACCTGCCTGCTGCACAGCAGCAACTGCGCTTCTCCCCGGGCGGCAAGCAGGAATCCATGCGCCGGCAAGCGGTAAGGCGCGAACGCCTCTCCCCGCCTCAACGTCGCGAGACGAATATCAAGCAGCTTGACCGGCACGCTTGCCCAATCGCCGATTGTTTCAGATTCTGTCATGTGGACGCACCCCGACACGCATTCGCAGATTTCCATTTATTATCGTGCAATTCTCACGCCTGCCCCGTCTCCCGCAGCGCCTGCTGATGGTACAAACGCTGCACCGCATCCTCCATCGGCGGATTGGACAGGCCGAAGCGGATGTCGCGGAAAAGCCGTTGCAGCGGATGCGTCTGGGCCAGACCGTGCGCGCCGGTTATGCGCAGCGCTTTGTCGGCGACCGATAGCGCCGTGCGGATCGCAAACACCTTGACCGCGCCAAGCTCGGCGATGCCGGCAGCCTCGTCGGCGACGACATGCTCCCAACGCGCGGCGACGCTGTACATGAAATGCCGCGCAGCCGCCAGCTCGATGTCGATCTCGCCGATGAGCGTGCCGATATGCGGCAGATGGAGGATCGGCCGATCGAGCGAATTGGGCTGATACGAGGCGGCGAAGGCGAGCGCCTCTTCGCGCGCGGCGAGCGCGGCCCCGAGGTAGCAAGCGGGCACGTGCAGCAGGTACGGGTTGGCAGGACCTCCTCGCTTGCCTGGAGGGGCGCGATAGACGAGCGCTTCAGCGGGCAGGATGACGTCGTCCAGCACGAGATCGTGGCTGCCCGTACCGCGCATGCCCATCATGTTCCAGACCGGGTCCACGGAGACGCCTGGCGCGTTCATCGGGATCAGGAAATCCGCCGGCCCTTCCGTATCCCCTTCAATCAGGGTCGTGTTGACGACGACCAGATCGAGCACCGGCGCGAGCGACGTGAACGTCTTGCGCCCCCGGACCACATACCCTTCTCCATGCTGCTCGGCCGTCGTCTGCATTTTGCCGCCGCGGGACGGGCTCCCGGTCCCTTTTTCCGTCGCAGCGCGGTTCATGAGCTTGCCCTCGGCGACCGCCCGCAAAAACGGCGCAAGCTTGTCCTCGCTCCACGGCTTCTTCGCCGCCAATTCGGCCACCGTACTCACATGCCAGCCGATTGCCAGCGCCAGCGCCGGATCGCCCATCGCAATCCGCTCCTGGTACAGAACCATCTCATAGACCGTCATACCTTCGCCGCCATACGCACGCGGAACCGGCCATTTCGTATAGCCTGACGCGCGCAGCTTCTCCGCCGATTCGAACGCAAATCCGCCTTCCTGGTCGACAGCCTGGGCCAGCGGCTTGAACGAATCCGCCATTTCTCCGATCAGCGCGAGGCGCTCCCGCTCGGTTTCCGTTCTCGCAAAGGTGTCAGACATCTCATCCGCCTCCGGTACTTTTCTCTGTTTCATTATTGCTTAAGAGCCTAGCATGTTCCGCCAGGCGGATCAAGCGACGCAATTGTGTAAAAAGACAGCCCTGCGGAAGCAGGGCTGTCGGTGGATTAAAGACGCAAATGTTATTGGATGGCCACGCCCGCGCTGGCGTAACCTTGTATGGTATTGATCAGAGTCAGGCCAGTCGCTGTAGCCGTATAGACCATAAGTAGACGTGTCTGCGCCGTCACGGGGATATTGAGCCCTGTCGTGATCCCGTTCGCAGTCGTTCCTAGGGCCAGTATGCCTGTCATAGCAGGCGCCAGCGTCACAGTCGCGCCAGGGATTTGCGTGAATGTATTGTTCGGCGTTTCTGACGCGTACAACTGCGCGGTTATGGTTACCGTCGTGCCGAGGAGGGTAAGTGCCATGGTATTGGTAAAATAAGCGCTGATTGAAGTGATCGTACCCGCTCTCGGCATGCTAAAGCCGAAGTTAAGCAGCGTACCTGCGGCACCTGTCAGATCGATATTACCGCCGAGCGCGGATACACCCGAGACCGAATTACCGAACCCGATTAATGCGCCCGTGCCTTGAAGCCCCCCCGCTATGGTCGTAACCGTTACTGGTAGGCCGGAGGCGT from the Cohnella hashimotonis genome contains:
- a CDS encoding ABC transporter substrate-binding protein — encoded protein: MTESETIGDWASVPVKLLDIRLATLRRGEAFAPYRLPAHGFLLAARGEAQLLLCSRQVVHLRDQLLHVCKGDSLQIQCLSESYAYYLVLYKPVFKAEGGRVAKGRTSATASMTSNYDYRCPEPWQLRQLAEQLHRSWTEGGELERVLATGLFYQFVYEQFRQLRLAKEAHRSDLAELIAGYLRVHYRELASMDELVRAFHYSAHYLSRVFRRKYGTSPLGYLARTRMNRAKELLAETSMSIRDIAESVGYADMYYFNKQFKKQLGMTPVQSKMQVLGTTGSIRPKFAPESFIAQAADADYSVDDNDNCYHSSSIRSVNEVKVSNKPSMAASLLFGISLLLAACGGNGAGNGESAQSSQPASAKATTAAESSVQTRMYKDALKRETEIPVNPEHVVVVTYGGYLLPLGLSPAGADDATLKQYPEEMTGVTNIGEGLGKEEAIAALDPDLIIVPDYYDAADYENYAKIAPTIAVAWGGDPDVINTLRTMGDIMNRETEAEAWISEFEKKLQRIRDQIDVRIEPGTTALTFVYYDKEMLIGGEGGTLGKLIYQDYGFRMPDQLKQYADGGTALSLEAFIANPADYYFTQMREDEMEELTELFKDPLYSTLPAVKNNRIINVSREKWNYGPYRVDEAVDELIAQINKLQ
- a CDS encoding acyl-CoA dehydrogenase family protein, whose protein sequence is MSDTFARTETERERLALIGEMADSFKPLAQAVDQEGGFAFESAEKLRASGYTKWPVPRAYGGEGMTVYEMVLYQERIAMGDPALALAIGWHVSTVAELAAKKPWSEDKLAPFLRAVAEGKLMNRAATEKGTGSPSRGGKMQTTAEQHGEGYVVRGRKTFTSLAPVLDLVVVNTTLIEGDTEGPADFLIPMNAPGVSVDPVWNMMGMRGTGSHDLVLDDVILPAEALVYRAPPGKRGGPANPYLLHVPACYLGAALAAREEALAFAASYQPNSLDRPILHLPHIGTLIGEIDIELAAARHFMYSVAARWEHVVADEAAGIAELGAVKVFAIRTALSVADKALRITGAHGLAQTHPLQRLFRDIRFGLSNPPMEDAVQRLYHQQALRETGQA